One Polaribacter sp. SA4-12 genomic window carries:
- the tsaE gene encoding tRNA (adenosine(37)-N6)-threonylcarbamoyltransferase complex ATPase subunit type 1 TsaE — protein sequence MNKNYSLEDLSSIASELISSVENKTLLFYGQMGVGKTTLIKEICKQLGVLDNISSPTFSLVNEYQTSKEERVFHFDFYRIEEEEEALDMGIEEYFDNNAWCLVEWPENIENLLPLEAVQIHLSILDDEQRNIQLK from the coding sequence ATGAACAAAAACTATTCTTTAGAAGATTTATCTTCTATTGCTTCAGAACTTATTTCATCTGTAGAAAATAAAACATTACTATTTTACGGACAAATGGGCGTTGGTAAAACAACACTTATTAAAGAAATTTGTAAGCAACTTGGTGTTTTAGATAACATCTCCTCTCCTACTTTTTCTTTGGTAAATGAATATCAAACGTCAAAAGAAGAAAGAGTTTTCCATTTTGATTTTTACAGAATTGAAGAAGAAGAAGAAGCTTTAGACATGGGAATTGAAGAATATTTCGATAATAACGCTTGGTGTTTGGTAGAATGGCCAGAAAACATAGAAAATTTATTACCTTTAGAAGCTGTTCAAATCCATTTATCTATTTTAGATGATGAACAACGCAATATTCAACTAAAATAA